The genome window TGTCCGAAGGGCTGACGCTGGACCGCCGCTGGGGCGAGGCGGAGGACGTGGGCCGCGCGGCGGCCATGCTGGTCCGCGGCGACCTGCCGTACGCGACCGGCCAGGTGCTCCGGATTGACGGCGGAATGACGATCAACCGGCTCTGAGCCCGGGCATCGTTCCTGCTGACCTCGGAGTGGCCGCCGAGCCTCGCCCGGATCACCCGCGAGGGCGGTGTTCGACGTGCCGAACTGTTCGTTTGTGCGCGAATATCTGTCGCAAGTCATTTCCTGTAAATGACATTGTGCGGATTCGTCAATTGACTTTGCAGCAAACGCACCCAATTAATTAGCATGCTAAAGTTATTCGCCGCCCATCGTTGCTCGTGAGTCCGAACCATGCCGTTTCGCCTGTTGCTGGGCCTCCTTCTCGTGCTGCCGCTCTGCGGCTGCGGCAAGCGCAACCAGCCGGTCCAGCTCACCCCGCCCCAGGTCGACTGGGCCTACCCCCTCGAAAAGCCGATCGTCGAGACGATCGAGTTCACCGGAACCACCCGGGCGACCGCCCGAGTGGAGCTCCGGGCCCAAGTCGGCGGGATCTTGGAGAAGATCGCGTTCGAGGACGGGGCAACGGTGAAGGAGGGGGACCTCCTGTTCGTCATCGAACAGCCCCCCTATCAGGCCAAACTGCAGCTGGCCCAGGCGACCGTCCAGAAGGCGGAAGCGGCCCTCAAGAAAGCAGACCTGGCGATCCAGCGGGTCCGCAAGCTCTTCAGTCAGAACGCCGCCCCGGAGACCGACGTCGAAAACGCCGAGGCGGCCCGCGACACCGCCCTGGCCGATGTCTCGGCCGCCAAAGCCGAGCTCAAGAACGCTGAACTCCAGGTCGGCTACACCGAGATTCGGGCTCCGATCACCGGGCGGATCAGCCGGCACCTCGTCGACCGCGGAAACCTGATCCAGGCTCAGATGACCGCGCTGGCGACGATCGAAAGCATCGCTCCGATCCACGCGTTCTTCTACGTCAGCGAGCGCGAACTCCTCCGCGTCATGGAGCTGCTGCGGTCCAAGTCGATCCCCGACCCGAGCAAGATCCGCCCCGAACTGTTCCTGGGGCTGATCAACGAGAAAGGTTTCCCGCGCAAAGGTTACCTCGACTACCGCGAGTTCGGCGTCGACACCGGGACCGGAACCGTCCTCCGCCGCGGTGTCTTCGACAACGAGGACCACGCGCTCATCCCGGGCCTCTTCGTTCGCATCCAGGCTCCGCTCGGCGATCCGGCTCCACGACTGCTCGTCGAAGAGCGGGCGGTCGGAACGAACCAGCAGGGGGAATTCGTCCTTGTGATCGGCCCCGAGAACAAGGTTGAGTTGCGGCTCGTGCAGCTCGGCCCCTCTTACGACGGCCTGCGAGTCGTGAAGTCCGGACTCGGCGCCCAGGACAAGGTGATCATCAATGGCTTGCAGCTCGCCGCTCCGTCCCGGCCAGTGACCCCCAGTGACGAGAAGCGGATGCGGACCACCGCGGAACTCGAGTCCGCTTCCAAGGGTTCCCCCGCCGCGCCGGCCGCCGCGAAGACCGACGACAAGACGCCAACCAAGGTGCCGGCGGAAGAGCAATCGAAAACCCCCGCGGCTCCCCCTTCGCCCGATTCGCTCGACGGCCCGAAGACCGAAGGGGCTGCCGCCCCGATGGAACCCGCGGCCGAGGGGGAGCGATCCAATGCGCCGCAGACGAAGGAGGCCACTTCCCCGGCGACCTCAACCCCGCCGGAAGGAGAGGGGAAGACCTAGGAACGAACCTGCTGTGAGCCCCGTCCCCCGGGCTCCTGACTTCGTTCCTTCCGCCCTTTCGTCCCACCCCGGTCCAGCACCATGTTCTCCAAGTTCTTCATCGAGCGGCCGATCTTCGCGAACGTCATCGCCATCGTGACGATGCTGATTGGCGGCGTCGCGCTCTGGGCGCTGCCGATCGAGCAGTACCCCGAGATCACGCCGCCCACCGTCGTTGTGAACGCGACCTATCCCGGGGCGGACGCCTCCGTTGTTGCGTCGACCGTCGCCGCTCCCATCGAGCAGCAGGTCAACGGCGTCGAGAACATGCTCTACATGTCCTCGACCTCGTCGGGGAACGGCTCCTATTCGCTGACGATCACGTTCGATATCGGGACGAACCTCGACGACGCGCAGGTCCTCGTCCAGAACCGCGTCGCCGCCGCCACGCCGCTCCTGCCGGAAGACGTGCAGCGGCAGGGGGTGACGGTCCGCAAGCAGTCCTCCAACTTCATCCTGATCCTCTCGATCAACGCCGAGGAGCAGTACCAGGACCAGTACGACAGCCTGTTCCTCGCGAACTACGCCACGCTCCGGGTCCGCGATGAGCTGAGCCGGATCTACGGCGTCGGCGACGTCACGGTGTTCGGGACCGGCAACTACAGCATGCGGATCTGGGTCGACCCGGAGCAGCTCAAGGCCCGCAACCTGACCATGCAGGACGTCGTCGCCTCGGTCCGCGAGCAGAACGTGCAGGTCGCCGCCGGCCAGATCGGCCAGCCCCCTTCGCCTGCGACGCAGCAGTTCCAGTTCGCCGTCACGACGCTGGGTCGACTGACTGACCAGAAGGAGTTCGAGAACATCATCGTGAAGACCGGAGAGTCCGGTCAGCTCACGTACCTCAAGGACGTGGCCCGGATCGAGTTGGGGGCCCAGTCGTACGACCAGTTCAACCTCCAGCAGGGGAAGCCGACCGCCAACATCGGCGTCTATCAACTCCCGGGAGCGAACGCCCTCACGGTGGCCGAGCAGGTCAAATCGGCGATGGACCGGCTCTCGAAGAACTTCCCCGAGGGGCTCCGCTACAAGGTCACGCTCGACACGACGAAGTTCGTCAACGCCTCGATTCACGAGGTTTACAGCACGCTGATCGAAGCGGGCGTCCTGGTGCTCGTCGTGATCCTGGTGTTCCTCCAGGACTGGCGAGCGGTGCTGATCCCCGCCACGACGGTCCCGGTCACGATCATCGGGGCCTTCGCGGCGATGGCCGCCCTCGGCTTCTCGGTCAACATGCTGACGTTGTTCGGCCTCGTCCTGGCGATCGGGATCGTGGTCGACGACGCGATCGTGATCGTGGAGAACGCCGCGCACCATATCGAGCAGGGACAGGCACCGAAACCGGCGACGATTCAGGCGATGAGCGAGGTGCTCGGTCCGATCATCGGGATCACGCTCGTCCTGATGGCGGTGTTCCTTCCCAGTGCGTTCCTGGGCGGGATCACGGGTCAGCTCTATCGGCAGTTCGCCCTCACGATCGCCGCCACGGCGATCATCAGCGCCATCAACGCCGTGACGCTGAAGCCCGCCCAGTGCGCCCAGTGGCTCCGGCCCCCGAAGGCGGGACCGAAGAACCTGTTCTACCGTGGCTTCAACCGCGTGTACGACTTCTTCGAACGGATCTATGTCGCGATCGTGCGGGTCCTCGTTCGCCAGCTTGTCCTGGTCATGCTGTTCTTCACCGGACTCGTGGCCCTCACCGGCTGGTGGTACCTGCAGGTCCCCTCGGGGTTCCTCCCCAATGAGGACCAGGGCTACATCTTCGTCGCGATCCAGCTTCCGGACGCCTCCTCGCAGCAGCGGTCGCGGGAGGTGATGAAGCGCGTCGACGAGATCATCAAGAAGACCGACGGCATCGAGGACTGGGTCACAATCGGCGGCCTTTCGCTTCTTGACGGCAGCAGTGCCCCGAACGCCGGGACGCTATTCATTACCTTGCAGGACTGGGAGCAGCGGCTGCCCAAGGGGATCACGGTCGAAAAGATCCTCGGCAGTCTCGGGGCGCAGTTCTCGCAGATCCGGGAGGCGGTCATCTTTGCCTTCCCGCCGCCGTCGATCCGGGGCCTCGGGGTCCGGGCCGGGTTCCAGCTCCAGATCGAAGACCGAGGGGATGTTGGGGGCGAGCAGCTCGCCCAAGCGGCGAACCGGATCATCGCCGACGCCCGCACACAATCGGGAATCGCTCCCAATCTCAACACGACCTTCCGCGCCGGCGTTCCGCAGCTCTATGTCGACATCGACCGCGAGAAGGTCAAGAGCCTTAACCTGCCGCTCGGCACCGTCTTCTCGACTCTGCAGACGGCGCTCGGCTCGGCGTACGTCAACGACTTCAACAAGTTCGGGCGGACCTATCAGGTCCGGATGCAGGCGGAGCCGCAGTTCCGGGCGGAGCCGGAGGACATCGAGCGGCTTGAGGTCCGGAACAACAGCGGACAGATGCTCCCCTTGAGCACGGTCGCCACGGTCCGGAAGTCGTTCGGGCCGCAGATCATTAACCGCTACAACACCTATCGCACTGCCTCGATCACCGGCGAGCCGGCGGCCGGGTACAGTTCGGGTGAGGCGCTGCGGATCATGGAGCAGGTCGCCGAGGCGAACCTGCCGAACACGATGGACTACGACTGGACCGGCACGGCCTACCAGGAGCGGAAGGTCGGGAGCGAGGTGTACCTGATCTTCTCGATGGCGGTGCTGCTCGTGTACCTGGTGCTGGCGGCCCAGTATGAAAGCTGGCTGATTCCGGCGGCGGTCATT of Planctomyces sp. SH-PL14 contains these proteins:
- a CDS encoding efflux RND transporter periplasmic adaptor subunit produces the protein MPFRLLLGLLLVLPLCGCGKRNQPVQLTPPQVDWAYPLEKPIVETIEFTGTTRATARVELRAQVGGILEKIAFEDGATVKEGDLLFVIEQPPYQAKLQLAQATVQKAEAALKKADLAIQRVRKLFSQNAAPETDVENAEAARDTALADVSAAKAELKNAELQVGYTEIRAPITGRISRHLVDRGNLIQAQMTALATIESIAPIHAFFYVSERELLRVMELLRSKSIPDPSKIRPELFLGLINEKGFPRKGYLDYREFGVDTGTGTVLRRGVFDNEDHALIPGLFVRIQAPLGDPAPRLLVEERAVGTNQQGEFVLVIGPENKVELRLVQLGPSYDGLRVVKSGLGAQDKVIINGLQLAAPSRPVTPSDEKRMRTTAELESASKGSPAAPAAAKTDDKTPTKVPAEEQSKTPAAPPSPDSLDGPKTEGAAAPMEPAAEGERSNAPQTKEATSPATSTPPEGEGKT
- a CDS encoding efflux RND transporter permease subunit; the protein is MFSKFFIERPIFANVIAIVTMLIGGVALWALPIEQYPEITPPTVVVNATYPGADASVVASTVAAPIEQQVNGVENMLYMSSTSSGNGSYSLTITFDIGTNLDDAQVLVQNRVAAATPLLPEDVQRQGVTVRKQSSNFILILSINAEEQYQDQYDSLFLANYATLRVRDELSRIYGVGDVTVFGTGNYSMRIWVDPEQLKARNLTMQDVVASVREQNVQVAAGQIGQPPSPATQQFQFAVTTLGRLTDQKEFENIIVKTGESGQLTYLKDVARIELGAQSYDQFNLQQGKPTANIGVYQLPGANALTVAEQVKSAMDRLSKNFPEGLRYKVTLDTTKFVNASIHEVYSTLIEAGVLVLVVILVFLQDWRAVLIPATTVPVTIIGAFAAMAALGFSVNMLTLFGLVLAIGIVVDDAIVIVENAAHHIEQGQAPKPATIQAMSEVLGPIIGITLVLMAVFLPSAFLGGITGQLYRQFALTIAATAIISAINAVTLKPAQCAQWLRPPKAGPKNLFYRGFNRVYDFFERIYVAIVRVLVRQLVLVMLFFTGLVALTGWWYLQVPSGFLPNEDQGYIFVAIQLPDASSQQRSREVMKRVDEIIKKTDGIEDWVTIGGLSLLDGSSAPNAGTLFITLQDWEQRLPKGITVEKILGSLGAQFSQIREAVIFAFPPPSIRGLGVRAGFQLQIEDRGDVGGEQLAQAANRIIADARTQSGIAPNLNTTFRAGVPQLYVDIDREKVKSLNLPLGTVFSTLQTALGSAYVNDFNKFGRTYQVRMQAEPQFRAEPEDIERLEVRNNSGQMLPLSTVATVRKSFGPQIINRYNTYRTASITGEPAAGYSSGEALRIMEQVAEANLPNTMDYDWTGTAYQERKVGSEVYLIFSMAVLLVYLVLAAQYESWLIPAAVILVVPLGLLGAVAAVAIRGMDINVYTQIGIVLIIALASKNAILIVEFAREIRAKGTPILEAAIEASRLRFRPILMTSFAFILGVVPLVIATGAGAAGRRALGTAVFGGMVASTILAVFFVPVFFVIFQRLSEWWTGHQEPDHETLVHQISETVKH